From the genome of Magnolia sinica isolate HGM2019 chromosome 12, MsV1, whole genome shotgun sequence:
atgtagtatggtccacatgagttttgctTCTGGCTGATTTTTTAGAATCCTGGCCTAGTGTagtgttgtaaaacagatgtaaTGAGTGGATTTGTCATAGACATTTatttggaccccacagagcccgcGGCAAGGAATAACTCTGTGCACGGGTTCAGAggcaaggacgcggattgcgtacaacccacgcccgtctctagccatgaACGGGCAGTTATGTGAgcgggcccaccgtgacatatctgtttatccataccgtctatttATTTCATCAGGTCATTTTGAGGTATGAGTACCAAGATAAGGCAGATCCACCATTCAAGTAGGCCAAACCATAGATGACTCTTGTGTTTAATGCAATGCTATTGTGTATTTAATGCAACTCAAGATTTATTTGGTGCGGTGCACTTAGGCGTTGGATCTAGTTTATTTCTGTACAATTaccttaaggcctgtttggattcatgtataacattgtattgtattgtattttgGTACTATTCATGTATACATTGGACGGTTTTTAGCATCCATCTAAATCAATCATATACTAATCAATGTTTGAAGAGGAGGTATTGTTAAGCATAATATACAATATgttatacagatcaatgtttggttAGGACATATTATGTCTGCGTATTGCATAATCTTAATTGGGTCGGATGGTCTGTTTGACGTATGAAACTTTTTTATTTCTAGCTCAGATGATTTTCACATTGAAATGTACCAAATGAACCATTCTGATCTTACATTGCACAGGTACCAGATATTTTGTAATCgtacaaatttcaaactttcatcCGCTGCCAAATACAACGCAATGAATACGAAGTATTGACAACCCACTGACAATACTCTACCATCGGTTTAAAAATTTGGCTAGAGTTTGTATTTACACGCATCGGGATTCAACTCCTATTCACTCCAATCCAAACACGATAAACGTCAAATCATAACTTCTAATACGATATAATACATCCCAAAGCGCATATCCAAACAGTCCCTAAGGATTTGTTTGGGCAGTAAGaatagaagggattaggtgggatgggattcaaaaaacataattattacccatggtagGGATTGTCCCCCTCTTGCcatggataagattaatgccccgCTTTGTTAATAAtaatacattgaatggatatacccaccatcatttgtaaTTAATgaaaataacacacgtgttatatctaaactgtttatttcttttgtaacctcattttatggcatgagcctaaaaatgaggtagatccagaacttatgtggccccaaagaagttttcaacggaaaGTATTCAATCCcggttgctttctatggtggggtccacttctgcattagatttactttattttttggcccatgctctaaaataatctcgataaatgggtggacggtgtggatatagcccacacatcatggtgggacctacaacaacttactaacattgagtgaaattggcacggaccgatgcaattctatttaatgtaacgagtggaattggcacgggaccgatgcaattctatttaatgtaagcttttccattcttcccaaatatggagtggaattggcacgcgaccagatgaatcccatcccacctaatcccttctaatcccatcgCCCAATCAGACCCTAAAAATCATACGAAAGAAAGGATAGACGGTGTAAATAAACGGATAGAACTGACCGTTTCGGGTTAGAGACGGGGGCGGGCCCACGGCAATCCGCTTTCTTCCCACGCAAGCGAATGACTCGGTGTAGTCGGTAGAACCTTTATACGGTAGACTCATCTCTCCATACCACACGTGgcaggaaaaaaaatataaatccgAACCCTTCATCCCGTTAGCAATATTTTAAAACGTAGATAATTCAATCCAATTATTTTTTACAGGCCTACTAATTGGACGTTCCAGATTACTAGATCAACCTCCACTTGTCCCGTGAAGGTATGTTGAACTATGTCTAAGAGAGAAATTCTATCTTTATCCCTCCAATGCTGACCACATCCTTCCCCTGACGTGGCACAATAGTAACCTCGACATCATCATCCGCATCAGCATCCAAATCATCCAGAACGTCCGTAATCCCAACCCTAAAGCAGGTCTTCAACTTCGCTAGATTCTTCCCACGCTTGTGGGGCACATTCACAAAACTTCCAACGAACTCGATCGACCCAGGACCCGTTGAGTTTTCATCCTCGACGTTGATGAACACGTCGAACTTCACAAACGTGTCTCGTTCCAGCTCGATCTGGTCGATAACCAGCACCTCTTCTTCATCCTCCTTTTCCTTCTTGCTACGAGACTTCTTCGACCTATCAATTCGGATTTTGATAACCGAGTCAAGAGCTCGAGGAAACTCGCTCTTCTTCCCAGCTGTCGCCAGAGCCGCTGACGTAGCTTTCGCCGAAGTAGGTCGGGACTTCACCCAAGGGTTATCGACTGGTTGGTATGTGTATCTGAGGTTTCTCGAATCAAGACAGTCTCGAACCTTCACCCTCACGAGCTGAGCATTCTCGTCGTAGAAAAGGAAGGCCGAGTCTAACCAGTCCGAGTCAGTGAAATCCCGTCGCTTTCCTCCCAACCCTTTCCATACAGTCCACAACCGGTCGATGTTCGAGTGATGCGCGTAGAAGATTGGATCGCGAGCCGCTGAGTAGAAATTCCCCATATCCTCAGTATTAGGCTGGTTGCGGTCCCCGCACCAGACGTGGAGTGGCGCGTGGGGAACGTTCTCCATGGACCCGGCGCCAGGGTCAGGATTACCCCCGGCTCGGAATGGAGAACCCATGAAGAGCTGAGCTGTCTTGGCTCCAGAGACTACACTTCGGTACATGATCGCCAGATTACTGGCAATCTGTTGGTTATTGGTGTCGGTGGGATCGGTTCCGTTGTAATCGAGATCTACCATCGTCGGTGGCAGGTGTTTGGCGTCTCGGAGCACGTTGTAGAGTGGCGAGTCCGGGTCGGCGTATATGGCAGGCATTCTCATCCCGTCGGGAGTGTCCCAGTTCCAGAATGGAAGAGTGAATGTACTGTCGCCTATCAGCTTTCCAAGAATCCTCTCGAAGAAATAGAGGTAGTAGCGGTGGAAGGGGAAGAAAAGCCAGCAGTTGTGAACCTGAAAAACAAATAAACCAGTGTTATTACTGAGAAATAAAGGCTGTTGGAATGATCCTtcctgacgcagggaaggacgtgaggtcgagcaccatctgtTCCGAATCCACGTAACTTCTCTCGACTcctcggccaaaaatagtaagtgtcggTGCAACCACGGTATTgtactaattattctaagcaagGCGAGCAAGATGAATAGTTacactcaaactaaaacttattataaatagtaaaaacgaaaataaaaccgGAATGGAAaccggggttgggtggctaaagtagctcgtactacccaaaatcatatattgtacattGAACGACTCATTCTGGATTACGAGATACGCTCAATTTAAGGTCCCGACTGTTTGGATCACAAAAGCTTGCAATCGGGccttccatcttggccatgaaattatccgctgcccgctctacatcaattccTTTACAACGGGGTTTAAAATGTTTTCCAGGACATTACCTGAAGTTCCAAGTCGGGAAAGCCGATCTGATCGTAGGCACCATTGCAGTAGGCGCAGTGCACATTAGCTTGCTGTGTAAAATTTCGGGGGTCGTCGGAGGGAAGAGCTTTCATGAGTGCAATGGCCTTCTTGTACTTGTCTACATACTCGCCATCAAGCAAATGAGCGGCGCGTCGCGTGCGCATGGGTGTTGAAGGAGATGGAAGCTTGAAGTCTATGATCTTCTGATCTAAGGGCGGGCAGCAATTCGTTGGTTTTGCACCGGCGGGAAGATCTGCGGCCTCACATTTGGTTAAGTCGGGTGGGGCTACTGGAGCTCCGATTGCTGTTGGTGTGGGGCTGAGGGTGGTGGTGGTGTATAGGCCACCAATGCCGATGAGCATGTTTCTCCTGTCGATCTTTCCCTGTGCTATTTCACCGTTGTTTTCATCTCTGATACTCCCGTTGCATGATGTAATATATGGAAGGCAGTGGCGAGGGTGTCTATGAATGCTGATGGAAGCCGGATATACCGGGCACCTCCATCGCTGGCGGTGGAAAAAGCAGGGAGAGGACGAGATTTGGGTGGTGTAGAGGAGAGATGCCATTGTCGTGTTGCTGTGAATGCTTGTTAGGGGGTATTTATACTTAATATTTGGTCCTTTGAGACCACCATGTTtcaatgtaaaatccactccatccattagtttctATACTTAATATTAGGTCCTaagataaaaaatcaaccagatcTACAACTAAATAGAACATATCGCATGGAACTGTGGCAATGGAAAGCTAACCATAAGTTTGTTTGAGCCACGTGaaatatctttcatcaaatccattaatCAGGTCCAACTCATTAAAATGAACAGAAAATTAATAgaaaatcagcttgataaaaaaaactcAGGTGCGCCACACTGTGAATTTAGTGGTTTTGGAAGCAAATTTTCATTGTCCtcactggtgtggcccatgtgagtttttAAGCAGGCTTATCTTTTGCATGgttcaaataatggttctcaccaCCTGTATGGAATGGATGTTACATACAACATGTTGGACCCTATAGAGTCGCACAAGCTTTTCTTCATGGGGCTACAGCCTGTCCCCTATGTGATAAAATATTAAGTGTTCCTCACCAACCAATTACATTTTTATGAGAGTATATCATCTCTTAACTAGAATTGTGAAGACTTAATTGCAAGGGCAAAATTATCAAAAGCTATTAGCTTCCATATACATTAATTACTAGAAATAAAGATATAATCCACCAACGAAATCGAAAGTAAACAAGCCATACGTGCCAACTTCTGACACTTTCGTAAGCGTGCCACCTTTAGTGCATGTTTCATCATCCTAAAGAATCAGGCCATTTGTATGGAGGCGGCGCCATTGAAAATATTGGGTTTTAGTTTCCGCAAGCGTCCCTTTCTTTGCATCTGCTTTGTTCACTTGATATGAACGGGGTAGAATATTGAGCCAAGGAACTAATACTTTATACAACGCTTAGACTAGGTCATAAATGGCTGCGGCCAGTGTGGTCCACAAATTTTCACGCGGATAATGTTCTAAAGGGCGGTGAGTTGCTTTTGCCACCAGCTAGGCCCATCCAGATGTCtacgagaaatccaccccattcatcgaTTTTTCCATCTCATGCTAGGACATGATGGCACACTATAAAACAGTAAGGATGGAATGAGCTCATGCTAGGACATTATTGGCAaaataggcaaatccaaaactcaagtggacaacactacaGAAACTGTAAGGATGGAATGCCCAAGGTCGAAACCTTTgcggggccacataagttttggatcaagctaatatttgtattttcagttcatcccagttagAATGTTCATATAAACGGTTTTGTTGCCTTTtaaataggggtgtacatgaactgagttagctcggttagcccgcttgactcgactcgaaaaagctcgatttgactcagtttgaagttgagtttgagccgagtcgagctgatttttgagcttgaaaaaatttttcGAAcagagttcgagcttgctcgagctcgactcgactcggatcgaaccccaactcgaatcgaacttggatcgaactagttcggtgacttggttacttcgatattgatgttgctcaccaagtgtttgatgaaatgactcaacaaagtatcggctagtggcaaggaaggtatgtatatgaaataaataccatttttccttgattttgatgttgcctgtaaagtgtttgatgaaatacttgtaaacagctgCCGCTGGTTTACATACACTGTGAAATTGAAAGTGCATAGtatcgagccgagctagccaatcaggctcgaggactgagccaagccaagttcgagctggggtcagctagtggccgaactgagtcgagctgaggctcggttcaactcggtgtacacccctacttataaacatcatagtataCCTTATAAAAATGCCAATGTTCATCCTAATAACGGTTTCCTTAGGTGTGATCCGCCTAATCAaatatgggcctgatttttgtatATCGGGCATaagttttggtgtggcatctaatggttgaggtgaatttcttataatcatcacagtgTGCTTGGTTAAAATCAAAGGTAGATGtctttcttttacctatttccattgggatggcccaccttaatcacaCATTAGCCTAATTTTGTGTCCATGAGCTTAACTTGGAATTACGCATCTAATGGTCCGGGTAGATCTCACGTACATATCACAGCAGGCCCTATCAAAAATTAAAGGTGAGGTacataaaaattcctgctttttTCAATGATTTCTCCACATAGCGGCTGCCTTTTGGGCAACGGACTCAGAACCGGCCCCTACTTTAATTTAAACCATTATAAGAGGCTGCTTACCTAATCCTTGTAGGTGCATGCATTGCTTACTGCGGCTTGGATTAAAAGACCTTTAACAAAAGTAAACGTTGATTACGAAAAAGACAGCGCGGACCTTAATCTACTGCGGATATTACTAATTCACtaatttttcatgattttatatTTGACAAATGATAGTCGTgctcccatttttttttttttttttttttatatttattattattattattattttatgttagCTTGTGAGTACACCCCACtggcagttcacacttcactgttagccaacccagtagggaattgataccaagaccttagttgAAATGATTATACTCAACTATGCTAATTGCATGTGGAGAGGCTCTCGGCAATTTGGCATGCATGTGAAGGTGGGATATTAAGCTTGGTGCGGCCCATTCAAATGAGTTTTTGATCCATCCACTCCAACCAAAGTGTAGGTGGGGTATGCGAATGTCAAAAATGTAAGTGGGCTACAGAAGGCCATTGGAGACCCATCCCCTCCATCcaaaacataggtgggccacatgaagtgTCCAAAACGTAGCTGTCCATGCCAAGGTCATTGGAAACCATCCGCTTCGTCCAGAATGTAGGCAGGGCATATAAATTGTCTCTCCATCTATTTATTAAGGGCCCATCgtatattgcttatgattctaaaaaaTCATCTTTTATGCAACATGAACATCCTGTAACTCTGCAAAGAAGAAAGTGACAAAGGTgaagggacactcacaccataaataataTTTGTTGCTCTCGAGATTTGAACATAGGGCttccgctctaataccatgtcaaacaaccaattACTCTTATTTATTTTGAATTGTTTGATCATTTGGATCAGTTGTAACCATATTGGATAGAAATTTCAAACATTTGGTTTGATTTTCTAAATCATGTCTTCTTTGTTTGACCAATAGAGCAAATCCTTTCAAATTTAAACTAGGTGTTGATtccccatgatttggatggcctggattgttATAAATGGTTAAGGTAACTAGGTAagaatttagaaaaaatataaaaatatatatatttttatatatatataggccgagtcgagccgagttgggCCAGgccgagtcgggtttcgggccaagtcgggccgaactggaacctatccgaactcggcccgaacttagtttcgggccaagtcgagcgagttaatcggg
Proteins encoded in this window:
- the LOC131221424 gene encoding polyphenol oxidase, chloroplastic-like, which gives rise to MASLLYTTQISSSPCFFHRQRWRCPVYPASISIHRHPRHCLPYITSCNGSIRDENNGEIAQGKIDRRNMLIGIGGLYTTTTLSPTPTAIGAPVAPPDLTKCEAADLPAGAKPTNCCPPLDQKIIDFKLPSPSTPMRTRRAAHLLDGEYVDKYKKAIALMKALPSDDPRNFTQQANVHCAYCNGAYDQIGFPDLELQVHNCWLFFPFHRYYLYFFERILGKLIGDSTFTLPFWNWDTPDGMRMPAIYADPDSPLYNVLRDAKHLPPTMVDLDYNGTDPTDTNNQQIASNLAIMYRSVVSGAKTAQLFMGSPFRAGGNPDPGAGSMENVPHAPLHVWCGDRNQPNTEDMGNFYSAARDPIFYAHHSNIDRLWTVWKGLGGKRRDFTDSDWLDSAFLFYDENAQLVRVKVRDCLDSRNLRYTYQPVDNPWVKSRPTSAKATSAALATAGKKSEFPRALDSVIKIRIDRSKKSRSKKEKEDEEEVLVIDQIELERDTFVKFDVFINVEDENSTGPGSIEFVGSFVNVPHKRGKNLAKLKTCFRVGITDVLDDLDADADDDVEVTIVPRQGKDVVSIGGIKIEFLS